A single window of Nicotiana sylvestris chromosome 5, ASM39365v2, whole genome shotgun sequence DNA harbors:
- the LOC104241985 gene encoding aspartic proteinase 36, giving the protein MDLRRKGCLILLLVLVLVVNIVKGDNNVVFNVKHKYGGRGGSVLNELKAHDSRRHGRMLAAVDFQLGGNGQPTDAALYYTKLTIGTPPKDYHVQVDTGSDILWVNCAGCRRCPSKSSLGIDLTLYDLKASASGKTVSCDQDFCTDMFNAPYSDCRVGAPCEYQVTYGDGSSTSGYFVKDYIHFDQVSGNLKTTSMNGSIAFGCSSSQSGELGSSTQAVDGIIGFGQANSSLISQLAVSGKVKKVFAHCLDGSNGGGIFAIGQVVQPKVKSTPLVPNEPHYNVVMKGIEVNGKALDIPTTIFDAGSNRGTIIDSGTTLAYLPNKVYNALMDKLMVKQPDLPTHLVEGSFHCFYYRGKVDDGFPVVTFQFASSLSLTVYPHDYLFQVNDNEWCIGWQDSGMQTKDGKEITLLGDLVLSNKLVLYDLENQSIGWTEYNCSSSIRIRDETSGKDYTIGAHNISSASTCNSRMVFAFFVLIISILCNL; this is encoded by the exons ATGGATCTGAGGAGAAAAGGGTGTTTGATATTgcttttggttttggttttggtgGTGAATATAGTAAAGGGAGATAATAATGTAGTGTTTAATGTGAAGCATAAATATGGTGGGCGTGGAGGTTCAGTCTTGAATGAACTCAAAGCACATGATAGTCGCCGCCATGGCAGAATGCTTGCCGCCGTTGACTTCCAATTGGGTGGCAATGGTCAACCCACTGATGCTGC GCTCTATTACACTAAACTTACAATCGGGACTCCTCCAAAGGACTATCATGTCCAAGTAGATACTGGAAGTGATATCTTATGGGTGAATTGTGCTGGCTGTAGGAGATGTCCTTCAAAAAGCAGTCTTGGG ATAGACTTGACGCTATATGACTTGAAAGCCTCAGCATCTGGGAAAACCGTTAGTTGCGACCAAGACTTTTGCACTGATATGTTTAATGCTCCCTACTCAGATTGCAGAGTGGGAGCACCCTGTGAATATCAGGTTACTTACGGGGACGGCAGCTCAACTTCTGGATACTTTGTAAAGGATTACATTCATTTTGATCAAGTGTCTGGAAATCTTAAAACCACATCAATGAATGGGTCAATAGCATTTGG GTGCTCATCTAGTCAATCAGGAGAGCTAGGTTCATCTACTCAAGCAGTTGATGGAATAATTGGTTTTGGGCAAGCAAACTCATCCCTTATTTCGCAGCTAGCTGTATCTGGAAAGGTGAAAAAAGTATTTGCACATTGCCTGGACGGCAGTAATGGTGGTGGCATATTTGCCATTGGACAAGTAGTTCAGCCGAAAGTAAAGTCAACACCACTAGTCCCAAATGA GCCACATTACAATGTTGTCATGAAGGGAATTGAGGTTAATGGTAAAGCTCTTGACATTCCTACGACTATCTTTGACGCGGGATCCAACAGAGGAACAATAATTGACAGCGGTACAACCTTAGCATATCTTCCTAACAAGGTCTATAATGCTCTTATGGACAAG TTGATGGTTAAGCAACCAGATCTGCCAACTCATCTTGTTGAGGGGAGCTTCCACTGCTTTTACTACAGGGGAAA GGTTGATGATGGTTTCCCAGTTGTAACCTTTCAGTTTGCTAGTTCTCTGTCTTTGACAGTTTATCCGCATGATTATCTTTTCCAAGTTAAT GACAATGAATGGTGTATCGGTTGGCAGGACAGTGGAATGCAGACAAAGGATGGAAAGGAAATAACTCTGTTAGGAG ATCTTGTGCTATCCAACAAGCTTGTTCTGTATGATCTTGAAAATCAGAGTATTGGCTGGACTGAATATAACT GCTCTTCGAGCATCAGAATCAGagatgaaacttctggaaaagaTTATACCATAGGTGCTCACAATATTTCATCAGCTTCGACTTGCAATTCAAGAATGGTTTTTGCGTTCTTCGTATTAATCATCTCCATCCTATGCAATCTTTGA
- the LOC104241984 gene encoding uncharacterized protein, with the protein MSFSAVLLPSSSSSTTISLPTNHNNLFSFHNINGISSKFNSIHRFSLRVVNDSNRTDLSTDATLEKTDGDKLVDGMDFGELCDEFECVSSPSVEATARQLVRDILELREGNRALGTFAVSVKYKDPVRSFTGREKYKRPLWITDALQNARTSVQEMVMLSTSVLNIKWTIKGKPKSILAAIGGDLIIKVNSKFTLNQISGQVVEHEELWDLSGSSVIAQAYFWASRRLFATVEAGKDVADFVKDLNSKSTSENKNMDVYPDPYGDPAKFFQRDDSFQRDFYQIALLLAVIYFVVQFLKTTL; encoded by the exons ATGAGCTTTTCTGCtgttcttcttccttcttcttcttcttctactacCATTTCTCTTCCCACCAATCACAATAACCTTTTCTCCTTCCACAACATCAATGGCATCTCCTCAAAGTTTAATTCCATCCATAGATTCTCCTTGCGAG TTGTTAATGACTCCAATAGGACAGACTTATCTACTGATGCCACTTTGGAAAAAACGGATGGGGATAAGCTTGTAGATGGAATGGATTTTGGGGAACTTTGCGATGAATTTGAATGTGTTAGCAGCCCTTCTGTTGAAGCTACAGCTAGGCAACTTGTTCGAGATATTCTTGAGCTTCGCGAAGGCAATCGTGCCCTTGGTACCTTTGCTGTTTCTGTCAAATACAAG GATCCAGTCAGAAGTTTCACGGGGCGAGAGAAGTACAAGAGACCACTATGGATAACTGACGCACTGCAGAATGCTAGAACG AGTGTGCAAGAAATGGTGATGTTATCAACGAGTGTGTTGAATATTAAGTGGACAATTAAAGGAAAGCCAAAGTCTATACTTGCTGCCATAGGAGGGGATCTGATCATCAAAGTGAACTCAAAATTCACTTTGAACCAAATCAGTGGGCAAGTAGTTGAACATGAAGAGCTCTGGGATTTATCAGGATCATCCGTCATCGCTCAAGCTTATTTCTGGGCATCGCGGCGTCTCTTTGCCACAGTTGAAGCTGGGAAAGATGTTGCTGATTTTGTGAAAGACTTGAATTCTAAGTCTACTTCAGAGAATAAAAACATGGATGTCTATCCTGACCCTTATGGTGATCCAGCAAAG TTCTTTCAAAGGGATGACAGCTTCCAGAGGGATTTCTACCAAATTGCATTGCTCCTAGCAGTTATATATTTTGTCGTACAGTTCTTGAAAACAACTTTATGA
- the LOC138869241 gene encoding secreted RxLR effector protein 161-like, translating to MAYALGVTSRYLANPCEEHWKVVKTILKYLRRTKDQFLIYGILMSWKSSKQATVADSVIEAEYIAASEAAKETV from the exons atggcttatgcacttggagtgactagTCGATATCTGGCAAATCCTTGTGAGGAACATTGGAaggtggtgaagaccattcttaagtacttaagaaggactaaagaccaattcctcatctatgggattctga tgagttggaaaagttccaaacaagctacagtagctgattcagtgattgaagcagaatatatagcagCTAGTGAAGCTGCTAAGGAAACTGTATAG